The following DNA comes from Phytohabitans rumicis.
GCATCCACGAGGCCCCGCGCGAGGTGCTGCGCGCGATCCCGGGCCTCACCTTCAAGGATGTCGACCACGTCACCCAGTGGTCGTACTGCTCGGGCGCCGGCGGCGGCCTGTCGATCGAGCGCCCCGACCTCACCGCGGAGATCAGCCGGCGCCGGGTCGAACAGGCCGGCGGCCTCGGCGTCGACACTCTGGTCAGCGCCTGCGTGTGGTCCGAGCGGCCACTCACCGAGCAGGGCGGCAAGCTCGACCAGCCGCTCGAGGTGATGGATCTGCTCGAGATCGTGGCGCTGTCCGCGGGCTTGGAGGACACGCCATGACCGCGACTCTCGTCACCGACCCGGTCATCGACGAGCTGGTCGGGATCTGCGGTCCCGACAACGTGTTCACCGACCGATCCTCCCGGGTCAACCGGGCGCGGGTGCCGGCGCCGTTCCCGGTGCACCGGTGGGCCGAGCACGTGCCCGACGTCGTCGTGCTGCCGACCAGCGCCGAGCAGATCTCCGAGGTGGTCAAGCTGGCCAACCGCCACCGGATCCCGGTCGTGCCGCGCGCCGGCGGGACGGGGCTCACCGACGGCGCCGTACCGCTGCGGCACGGCATCCTCGTCGACGTCAAGCTGATGAACAAGATCCTCGAGATCGACCTCGACGACCGCACGGTGACCGTGCAGCCCGGCATCAACATGCTCAAGCTCAACGAGGAGCTACGGCAGCACGGCGTGATCTATCCCGACGACCCGGCGTCGTACCCGTGCTCACTGGTCGGTGGCCGGATCGGCACCAGCGGCTGGTCGCTGATCGGCGGCCGGTACGGGCACACCCGCGATCTCGTGATCAGCTTCCAGATCGTGCTGCCCACCGGCGAACTGATCTGGGTCGGCGACGGCGGCGGCCGCAAGGTGCGCAAGTCCTCCACCGGCTACCAGCTCAAGCACCTGTTCATGGGCCACCAGGGCACGCTGGGCATCGTCACCGAGGCGGTCCTGGAGCTGGTGCCGCGCCCGGAGGCCGAGTTCGCGGCGTTCTTCTCCTACCCCGACTACGAGACCGCGTGGCGCTCCACCGGCGCGCTCGCCAAGTCGGGGCTGGCCACGCTCGCCGGCGTCGTGCTGTTCGACGAGTGGAAGCTGGACTACCTGCGCCGCGACGACGAGGCGTACATCCCGCAGCCCGACGACGTCCGGTGCGTTGTCGCGACCGCGATGTACGGCACCACCGACGAGGTGCGTCCGGGTGCCAAGCGGCTGCTGCGGATCGGTACGCAGACCGGCGGCGCCTACCTCGGCGACGAGATCTCGCAGGGCGACTGGGCATCGCGCCACGACCGGTACGCGACGCCGCTGCACGGGCGGCTGCGCGACGGGCAGGTCGTCCCGATGAGCTGGCACTGCGAGGACGCGTCGATCAACTGGTCGAAGCTGCCGCAGGTCCGCCGCGAGTGGCACGACATCGTCGCCCGGCTCGGCGACCGCTTCCGGATCTTCGACGACTGGGGCATGTTCGCCTACACCAACGGCGCGTTCAAGCCGTGGGGCGACTACCTCACGGAGATCGACGTCGGCATCTGGGAGCAGGAGCTCGACGACGCGGCGTGGGACGCGTGGGTCACCGCCAAGCGCGACATCGCCGCCGTGGCGATCGCGTACGGCGGGTCGATCAGCGCCTGCCACGGCGCCTGCCGCGCGGGCGAGGTCGACCTGGTACCCGAGGAACTCGGCGGAGGTTGGGAGGTCATGAAGAAGGTCAAGCGGGTGCTCGACCCGCTCAACATCATGAACCCGGGCAAGTACCTGCTCGACCAGGCGTACGAGGGTGATGAGCCGTGATCGGATTCTTGTTCTCGGCGCAGCGTCCACCGGACCCGCGGCGGATCAACGATGCCGTGGTCCAACGCTTCGAGCACATCTACGAGGTGGATCCCGCGTTGATGCGTGACCACGTACGGCAGCACGACTTCCCGGCGTGGGACACCCGACGCATCGTCGAGAGCCGGTGGGAGCACCTGGGCTGGATGCACGCCCACTGGGCCGACTCGGTGATCTCCGGCGACGAACTGATCTCCGGCGACGAGCTGATGGAGGACGAGCCTTAGGGGCGGAGAGTGAGGATTCGATGAGGTTCAGCTATGTGATGCTTCCCGACTACCCGCTCGCGGACTCGATGGAGTCCATCAAGAAGGCGGACGAGCTCGGCTTCTACGGCTGCTACGCCGCGGACGAGACCTGGCACAAGGACATGTGGTTGCTGTTCGCCGCGGCCGCCGACAAGACCACCAACATCCGGTTCGGACCCAGTCTGTCCGGCGTCGTGCTCCGCGAGCCGACGCTGATCGTGCAGGCGGTGGCGACGCTCGACGAGCTGACCGGCGGGCGCGCCGAATGCGTCATCTCGTGCGGCAACTTCGGACTGCTCGCGCAGTACCACATCGACTGGGCGCAGGTCCGGCCGCTGGCCCGGACGCTGGAAGCCCACCACGTGATGCGGACGCTGCTGGACGACGGAGCGATCAACTTCGAGGGCGAGTTCTACAAGTACACCGGCCTGTTCACGTTCGCCCGGCCGGTGCAGCAACGGCTGCCGTTGCTGCTCGGCGCGATGCGCGGGCCGCGCTCGTTCCGCAAGGCGGGCGAGGTCTCCGACGGCGTACACCACGCGCTGAGCTACACCCGGGAGGCGTACGACTATCTGGTCGCCAACGTCCGCAAGGGCGCCGAAAGGGCCGGCCGGGACTGGCGGTCGCTGGACATCGGCGCCTGGATCGTGTTCTCGATCGGCCGCGACTCCGCGGCGGCGAAGGAGGCCGCGCGCAGCATGGTGGGTCTGTACGCGTCGTCCATGCCGGCGGAGCAACTTCAGCGCAACGGCGTCGACCCGACCGACCTGCAGCCGGTCATCGACGCGCTCGGCAAGGGCGACCTGGCCGGCGCCATCGAGCTCACCCGGCCGGAGATCGCCGAGCGGCTGTCGGTGGCGGGCACGCCGGAGGAGTGTGTGGCCAAGCTCCGCAGCCAGATCGTCGACGCCGGCGTCAACCACCTGATCTTCGCGATCACCGATGCCGCACTGGTGAAGGCGTTGATGGGCCGCGACCTCGACAACGTCGCGTCGGTCAACGACCAGCTCCAGCTCATCCACGACGAGGTGATGCCGGCTTTCCCCTGAGCCCGACGACGTTGCCGTCCGCGTCCTTGACCTTGGCGATCAGCAGCCCGCGACCGACGTCGTGCGCCGCCTCGTCGAGCGTCGCGCCGGACTCGACCAGCGACCGCACGCTGGCCTCGATGTCGTCGACGTTCCAGTAACAGATCGGCCCGTCCGTCCCGTTTGGGTCGAGACCGACCTCGAACCCGTCGACGCGGAAGCCGACGTAGTATTCACCGTCGATGTACGGGTCGGTGCCGAGCAGCGTGCTGAAGATCTTCTTCGCCCCGTCGAGGTCCTTGGTCGGGAAGACGACGAGTCGCATGGCTGAGGTCATGATTTGGTTCCTCCGGTCCGGTTGTCGTGGTGTGCTGATGACAGCGTCTCCCGGCCGGGTGCGGTCCACATCCGTGTTGGCCACGGAGGCGGCCACGGATAATGAGCCGATGTCCAGTCCGGCTGTTTCGGCTCGGGAGGCCGAGGTGCTGGCGCTGCTCGGGGAGCACCTCAGCAACGCCGAGATCGGCGCGCGCCTGTTCATCTCCGTGCGCACGGTCGAGTCCCACGTCTCCTCGCTGCTGCGCAAGCTGGAGCTGCCGGATCGGCGGGCGCTGTCGCGGCGCGCGGCCGAGCTGGCCCGCGCCGAGCGGACGCGGCCGGCGGTCGCCCTTCCGGCGCCGCTGACGACGTTCGTCGGCCGGATATGGGAGCGGGCGGGGCTGGGCGAGGCGGTCAAGACGCACCGGCAGGTGACGGCGGTCGGTCCGGGCGGGGTGGGAAAGACGCGGCTCGCGCTGGCCGTGGCGGCGGAGGCGGCCGGTGACTTCGCCGACGGGGTGTGGTTCGTCGACCTGGTCCCGATCACCGATCCGGCGCGGGTCGGGGCGGCGGTCGCGGCGGCGGTCGGGATCGGCGAGCAGCCCGGCCGCGGCATCGACGACGCGGTGCTGGCCGCGCTGGCGGAGCGGCAGGCGCTGCTGGTGCTGGACAACTGCGAGCACGTACGCGACGGGGTGGCGCCGTTGCTGGAACGGCTGCTCGCGGCGTGCCCGCGGGTGCGGGTGCTCGCCACCAGCCGGGCCCGGCTGGTGGTGCCGTTCGAGCGGGTCTTTCCGGTCCCGCCGCTGTCACTGGCCGGCGGCGGCGAGTCGGAGGCGGTTGCCCTGTTCATGGACCGGGCGGCTGCGGTCGCCTTCGCGCCGGATCCGGCGGCACCCGACCGGATCGCCGAGATCTGCGAGCGGCTCGACGGCATGGCGCTGGCGATCGAGCTGGCGGCGGCGCGCTGGCCCACGCTGGGGCTGGACGGCCTCACCGCGGGCCTGTCCGACCAGCTCCGGATCCTCGCCGGCGGCCCCCGCGCCGACGACCGGCACCGGTCGGTGCGGGCGGTGCTGGACTGGAGCCACGACCTGCTGGAGCCGGCGGATCGGGCGCTGCTGCGGCGGGTGTCGGTGTTCGTCGCGCCGTTCACCACCGAGTCGGCGGCGGAGGTGGCCGGGTTCGCCCCGCTGGCGCCGGCGGCGGTCACCGATGCGCTGGCCCGCCTCGCCGAGCAGAGCCTGCTCGCGGTGACGATGTCCGCGGCGGGCACCCGGTACCAGGCGCTGGAGACCATCCGCCAGTACGGCACCGAGCGGCTCACCGAGGCCGGCGAGCTGGCCGAGGTGCGCTCCGGCACCTGGGCTGGTGCCTGGCCGGCGCGGCACTCCTGACGGGAGGCGTACGCGCGGACTGGCGGGCCCGGTTCGACGCGGTCGCCGACGACCTGCGGGCCGCCCTCACCTGGGCTGCCGACCATGAGGAGCAGCGCGCCGGCGCGTACCAAATCGCTGTGAACCTGGCCGAGCTGACCTTCAACCGCAACCTGCTCGGCGAGGCCCAGCTGCGGTATGAGCAGGCGGCCGCGCTCGCGGCCGATCCCGCCGCCGCGGCGGCGGCGCTGCGGCACGCCGCCGGTGTGGCCGGGTGCCGGATGCTCGGCGACGACATGTACCGCCTGCACCGTGCCGCCGGGGAGGCCGCCCGCCGGGCCGGGGACGCCGCCGGCGCCGCCGGTGACCTGGCGACGGCCGTCACCACCGCGTACCGGTTCTCCGGCGCGTTCACGCGGCTCCCTCGGCGCAGGACGCGACCGCCCTGCTGGCCGCGGCCCAGGAGCTGGCCG
Coding sequences within:
- a CDS encoding ATP-binding protein, giving the protein MTASPGRVRSTSVLATEAATDNEPMSSPAVSAREAEVLALLGEHLSNAEIGARLFISVRTVESHVSSLLRKLELPDRRALSRRAAELARAERTRPAVALPAPLTTFVGRIWERAGLGEAVKTHRQVTAVGPGGVGKTRLALAVAAEAAGDFADGVWFVDLVPITDPARVGAAVAAAVGIGEQPGRGIDDAVLAALAERQALLVLDNCEHVRDGVAPLLERLLAACPRVRVLATSRARLVVPFERVFPVPPLSLAGGGESEAVALFMDRAAAVAFAPDPAAPDRIAEICERLDGMALAIELAAARWPTLGLDGLTAGLSDQLRILAGGPRADDRHRSVRAVLDWSHDLLEPADRALLRRVSVFVAPFTTESAAEVAGFAPLAPAAVTDALARLAEQSLLAVTMSAAGTRYQALETIRQYGTERLTEAGELAEVRSGTWAGAWPARHS
- a CDS encoding LLM class flavin-dependent oxidoreductase, yielding MRFSYVMLPDYPLADSMESIKKADELGFYGCYAADETWHKDMWLLFAAAADKTTNIRFGPSLSGVVLREPTLIVQAVATLDELTGGRAECVISCGNFGLLAQYHIDWAQVRPLARTLEAHHVMRTLLDDGAINFEGEFYKYTGLFTFARPVQQRLPLLLGAMRGPRSFRKAGEVSDGVHHALSYTREAYDYLVANVRKGAERAGRDWRSLDIGAWIVFSIGRDSAAAKEAARSMVGLYASSMPAEQLQRNGVDPTDLQPVIDALGKGDLAGAIELTRPEIAERLSVAGTPEECVAKLRSQIVDAGVNHLIFAITDAALVKALMGRDLDNVASVNDQLQLIHDEVMPAFP
- a CDS encoding FAD-binding oxidoreductase, whose amino-acid sequence is MTATLVTDPVIDELVGICGPDNVFTDRSSRVNRARVPAPFPVHRWAEHVPDVVVLPTSAEQISEVVKLANRHRIPVVPRAGGTGLTDGAVPLRHGILVDVKLMNKILEIDLDDRTVTVQPGINMLKLNEELRQHGVIYPDDPASYPCSLVGGRIGTSGWSLIGGRYGHTRDLVISFQIVLPTGELIWVGDGGGRKVRKSSTGYQLKHLFMGHQGTLGIVTEAVLELVPRPEAEFAAFFSYPDYETAWRSTGALAKSGLATLAGVVLFDEWKLDYLRRDDEAYIPQPDDVRCVVATAMYGTTDEVRPGAKRLLRIGTQTGGAYLGDEISQGDWASRHDRYATPLHGRLRDGQVVPMSWHCEDASINWSKLPQVRREWHDIVARLGDRFRIFDDWGMFAYTNGAFKPWGDYLTEIDVGIWEQELDDAAWDAWVTAKRDIAAVAIAYGGSISACHGACRAGEVDLVPEELGGGWEVMKKVKRVLDPLNIMNPGKYLLDQAYEGDEP
- a CDS encoding VOC family protein — protein: MTSAMRLVVFPTKDLDGAKKIFSTLLGTDPYIDGEYYVGFRVDGFEVGLDPNGTDGPICYWNVDDIEASVRSLVESGATLDEAAHDVGRGLLIAKVKDADGNVVGLRGKPASPRRG